A region of Heliangelus exortis chromosome 4, bHelExo1.hap1, whole genome shotgun sequence DNA encodes the following proteins:
- the PGCKA1 gene encoding uncharacterized protein C4orf19 homolog isoform X1 — protein MGCRCCKMIQSYVFDPEAPPSSGCINKVNSYKHNEQGSNKFKFKENNENQEQKNEHQEDELNGTENKNQVNSTKETLWDHDGNDFQEAMLVKCVAKLDVAANGGNSCTGAHPMLNPSTNPGNKASEEGPASQSETSSASNRDFYTKSNGFGQELDLAAGKQRKAACNEPNSIQDGNSCSAKDNIFLKGSAVLETQNNVIQLPDIDYPQNGNQTRNYVERYSFSVHCAHSDQNTGPSAIQDQNFCVTPPSPIKQSSIEPSKTDSTSLSEGIPSGITTMAVTKVAQTPTHPSQKDTSGEMEEEDAEVAAALAALEAATAGEDMEDDNEY, from the exons ATGGGGTGCAGGTGCTGCAAAATGATACAAAG CTACGTTTTTGATCCAGAAGCACCACCATCATCTGGATGCATTAATAAAGTAAACAGCTACAAACACAATGAGCAAGGCAGCAATAAATTCAAATTCAAAGAGAATAATGAAaatcaagaacaaaaaaatgaacaccAGGAAGATGAGCTAAAtggtacagaaaataaaaatcaggtaAATAGCACAAAAGAAACTCTCTGGGACCACGATGGCAATGATTTTCAAGAGGCTATGCTCGTGAAGTGTGTGGCAAAACTTGATGTTGCAGCCAATGGTGGCAACTCCTGCACTGGAGCACACCCCATGCTCAACCCCAGCACAAACCCAGGGAACAAAGCCAGTGAAGAGGGACCAGCCAGCCAGTCAGAGACTTCTTCAGCCAGTAATAGAGACTTTTACACCAAATCAAATGGGTTTGGCCAGGAACTTGACCTAGCAGCAGGCAAGCAGAGGAAGGCAGCCTGCAATGAGCCAAACAGTATTCAAGATGGGAACTCCTGTTCTGCAAAAGACAACATCTTTCTTAAAGGAAGTGCAGTACTGGAGACACAAAACAATGTCATTCAACTGCCAGACATTGATTATCCTCAAAATGGCAATCAAACCAGGAATTATGTTGAAAGATATAGCTTTTCAGTCCATTGTGCACATTCAGACCAAAACACTGGACCTTCAGCAATACAGGACCAAAACTTTTGTGTAACTCCACCTTCTCCTATAAAGCAAAGCAGTATTGAGCCTTCTAAAACTGATTCCACGAGTCTGAGTGAGGGCATTCCCAGTGGCATCACTACTATGGCTGTTACCAAAGTAGCACAGACACCCACACACCCCAGTCAAAAAGACACCAGTGGAGaaatggaggaggaagatgcagaagtagcagcagctctggctgcactGGAAGCTGCAACTGCAGGGGAAGACATGGAAGATGACAATGAGTACTAG
- the PGCKA1 gene encoding uncharacterized protein C4orf19 homolog isoform X6 — translation MEDCNQKKATLPDPHRSYRLKKIQMGCRCCKMIQSYVFDPEAPPSSGCINKVNSYKHNEQGSNKFKFKENNENQEQKNEHQEDELNGTENKNQVNSTKETLWDHDGNDFQEAMLVKCVAKLDVAANGGNSCTGAHPMLNPSTNPGNKASEEGPASQSETSSASNRDFYTKSNGFGQELDLAAGKQRKAACNEPNSIQDGNSCSAKDNIFLKGSAVLETQNNVIQLPDIDYPQNGNQTRNYVERYSFSVHCAHSDQNTGPSAIQDQNFCVTPPSPIKQSSIEPSKTDSTSLSEGIPSGITTMAVTKVAQTPTHPSQKDTSGEMEEEDAEVAAALAALEAATAGEDMEDDNEY, via the exons ATTAAAGAAAATCCAGATGGGGTGCAGGTGCTGCAAAATGATACAAAG CTACGTTTTTGATCCAGAAGCACCACCATCATCTGGATGCATTAATAAAGTAAACAGCTACAAACACAATGAGCAAGGCAGCAATAAATTCAAATTCAAAGAGAATAATGAAaatcaagaacaaaaaaatgaacaccAGGAAGATGAGCTAAAtggtacagaaaataaaaatcaggtaAATAGCACAAAAGAAACTCTCTGGGACCACGATGGCAATGATTTTCAAGAGGCTATGCTCGTGAAGTGTGTGGCAAAACTTGATGTTGCAGCCAATGGTGGCAACTCCTGCACTGGAGCACACCCCATGCTCAACCCCAGCACAAACCCAGGGAACAAAGCCAGTGAAGAGGGACCAGCCAGCCAGTCAGAGACTTCTTCAGCCAGTAATAGAGACTTTTACACCAAATCAAATGGGTTTGGCCAGGAACTTGACCTAGCAGCAGGCAAGCAGAGGAAGGCAGCCTGCAATGAGCCAAACAGTATTCAAGATGGGAACTCCTGTTCTGCAAAAGACAACATCTTTCTTAAAGGAAGTGCAGTACTGGAGACACAAAACAATGTCATTCAACTGCCAGACATTGATTATCCTCAAAATGGCAATCAAACCAGGAATTATGTTGAAAGATATAGCTTTTCAGTCCATTGTGCACATTCAGACCAAAACACTGGACCTTCAGCAATACAGGACCAAAACTTTTGTGTAACTCCACCTTCTCCTATAAAGCAAAGCAGTATTGAGCCTTCTAAAACTGATTCCACGAGTCTGAGTGAGGGCATTCCCAGTGGCATCACTACTATGGCTGTTACCAAAGTAGCACAGACACCCACACACCCCAGTCAAAAAGACACCAGTGGAGaaatggaggaggaagatgcagaagtagcagcagctctggctgcactGGAAGCTGCAACTGCAGGGGAAGACATGGAAGATGACAATGAGTACTAG
- the PGCKA1 gene encoding uncharacterized protein C4orf19 homolog isoform X5: MEDCNQKKATLPDPHRSYRIKIFKHFKAVNGVPSKSYVFDPEAPPSSGCINKVNSYKHNEQGSNKFKFKENNENQEQKNEHQEDELNGTENKNQVNSTKETLWDHDGNDFQEAMLVKCVAKLDVAANGGNSCTGAHPMLNPSTNPGNKASEEGPASQSETSSASNRDFYTKSNGFGQELDLAAGKQRKAACNEPNSIQDGNSCSAKDNIFLKGSAVLETQNNVIQLPDIDYPQNGNQTRNYVERYSFSVHCAHSDQNTGPSAIQDQNFCVTPPSPIKQSSIEPSKTDSTSLSEGIPSGITTMAVTKVAQTPTHPSQKDTSGEMEEEDAEVAAALAALEAATAGEDMEDDNEY, encoded by the coding sequence CTACGTTTTTGATCCAGAAGCACCACCATCATCTGGATGCATTAATAAAGTAAACAGCTACAAACACAATGAGCAAGGCAGCAATAAATTCAAATTCAAAGAGAATAATGAAaatcaagaacaaaaaaatgaacaccAGGAAGATGAGCTAAAtggtacagaaaataaaaatcaggtaAATAGCACAAAAGAAACTCTCTGGGACCACGATGGCAATGATTTTCAAGAGGCTATGCTCGTGAAGTGTGTGGCAAAACTTGATGTTGCAGCCAATGGTGGCAACTCCTGCACTGGAGCACACCCCATGCTCAACCCCAGCACAAACCCAGGGAACAAAGCCAGTGAAGAGGGACCAGCCAGCCAGTCAGAGACTTCTTCAGCCAGTAATAGAGACTTTTACACCAAATCAAATGGGTTTGGCCAGGAACTTGACCTAGCAGCAGGCAAGCAGAGGAAGGCAGCCTGCAATGAGCCAAACAGTATTCAAGATGGGAACTCCTGTTCTGCAAAAGACAACATCTTTCTTAAAGGAAGTGCAGTACTGGAGACACAAAACAATGTCATTCAACTGCCAGACATTGATTATCCTCAAAATGGCAATCAAACCAGGAATTATGTTGAAAGATATAGCTTTTCAGTCCATTGTGCACATTCAGACCAAAACACTGGACCTTCAGCAATACAGGACCAAAACTTTTGTGTAACTCCACCTTCTCCTATAAAGCAAAGCAGTATTGAGCCTTCTAAAACTGATTCCACGAGTCTGAGTGAGGGCATTCCCAGTGGCATCACTACTATGGCTGTTACCAAAGTAGCACAGACACCCACACACCCCAGTCAAAAAGACACCAGTGGAGaaatggaggaggaagatgcagaagtagcagcagctctggctgcactGGAAGCTGCAACTGCAGGGGAAGACATGGAAGATGACAATGAGTACTAG
- the PGCKA1 gene encoding uncharacterized protein C4orf19 homolog isoform X4: MEDCNQKKATLPDPHRSYRIKIFKHFKAVNGVPSKRLKKIQMGCRCCKMIQSYVFDPEAPPSSGCINKVNSYKHNEQGSNKFKFKENNENQEQKNEHQEDELNGTENKNQVNSTKETLWDHDGNDFQEAMLVKCVAKLDVAANGGNSCTGAHPMLNPSTNPGNKASEEGPASQSETSSASNRDFYTKSNGFGQELDLAAGKQRKAACNEPNSIQDGNSCSAKDNIFLKGSAVLETQNNVIQLPDIDYPQNGNQTRNYVERYSFSVHCAHSDQNTGPSAIQDQNFCVTPPSPIKQSSIEPSKTDSTSLSEGIPSGITTMAVTKVAQTPTHPSQKDTSGEMEEEDAEVAAALAALEAATAGEDMEDDNEY, encoded by the exons ATTAAAGAAAATCCAGATGGGGTGCAGGTGCTGCAAAATGATACAAAG CTACGTTTTTGATCCAGAAGCACCACCATCATCTGGATGCATTAATAAAGTAAACAGCTACAAACACAATGAGCAAGGCAGCAATAAATTCAAATTCAAAGAGAATAATGAAaatcaagaacaaaaaaatgaacaccAGGAAGATGAGCTAAAtggtacagaaaataaaaatcaggtaAATAGCACAAAAGAAACTCTCTGGGACCACGATGGCAATGATTTTCAAGAGGCTATGCTCGTGAAGTGTGTGGCAAAACTTGATGTTGCAGCCAATGGTGGCAACTCCTGCACTGGAGCACACCCCATGCTCAACCCCAGCACAAACCCAGGGAACAAAGCCAGTGAAGAGGGACCAGCCAGCCAGTCAGAGACTTCTTCAGCCAGTAATAGAGACTTTTACACCAAATCAAATGGGTTTGGCCAGGAACTTGACCTAGCAGCAGGCAAGCAGAGGAAGGCAGCCTGCAATGAGCCAAACAGTATTCAAGATGGGAACTCCTGTTCTGCAAAAGACAACATCTTTCTTAAAGGAAGTGCAGTACTGGAGACACAAAACAATGTCATTCAACTGCCAGACATTGATTATCCTCAAAATGGCAATCAAACCAGGAATTATGTTGAAAGATATAGCTTTTCAGTCCATTGTGCACATTCAGACCAAAACACTGGACCTTCAGCAATACAGGACCAAAACTTTTGTGTAACTCCACCTTCTCCTATAAAGCAAAGCAGTATTGAGCCTTCTAAAACTGATTCCACGAGTCTGAGTGAGGGCATTCCCAGTGGCATCACTACTATGGCTGTTACCAAAGTAGCACAGACACCCACACACCCCAGTCAAAAAGACACCAGTGGAGaaatggaggaggaagatgcagaagtagcagcagctctggctgcactGGAAGCTGCAACTGCAGGGGAAGACATGGAAGATGACAATGAGTACTAG